One Bacillus amyloliquefaciens DSM 7 = ATCC 23350 DNA window includes the following coding sequences:
- a CDS encoding NupC/NupG family nucleoside CNT transporter, producing MYFLLNIVGLIVVMAVVFLCSPNKKKIKWRPIVMLLVFEFLITWFMLGTKVGGFVIGKIGAFFTWLISCASQGIAFAFPSVMANPTVDFFFSALLPIIFVVTFFDMLSYFGILPWLIDKIGWLISKISRLPKLESFFSIQMMFLGNTEALAVIRQQLAVVNNNRLLTFGLMSMSSISGSIIGSYLSMVPSTYVFTAIPLNCLNALLIANMLNPVDVSKEDDIIYVPSKAEKKDFFSTISNSMLVGMNMVIVILAMVIGYVALTAALNGVLGLFMHGLTIQKIFSYIFSPFAFLLGLTGHDAMYVAQLMGIKLATNEFVAMADLKGQLHSLPPHTIAVATTFLTSFANFSTIGMIYGSYQSLLDGEKSAIIGKNVWKLLVSGIAVSLLSAAIVGLFVW from the coding sequence ATGTACTTTTTATTGAACATTGTCGGTCTCATTGTTGTCATGGCTGTTGTTTTCTTATGTTCTCCCAACAAGAAGAAGATTAAATGGCGTCCGATTGTCATGCTCCTCGTCTTTGAGTTTCTGATTACTTGGTTTATGTTAGGGACAAAAGTCGGCGGCTTTGTCATCGGGAAGATCGGCGCATTCTTTACATGGCTGATTTCCTGCGCCAGTCAAGGGATTGCATTTGCCTTTCCGTCTGTCATGGCGAATCCGACGGTTGATTTTTTCTTCAGCGCGCTGCTGCCGATTATCTTCGTTGTGACCTTCTTTGATATGCTGTCGTATTTCGGTATTCTGCCGTGGCTCATTGATAAAATCGGCTGGCTGATTTCTAAAATATCCCGTCTGCCGAAGCTGGAGAGCTTTTTCTCCATTCAGATGATGTTTTTAGGAAATACGGAAGCTTTAGCCGTCATCCGCCAGCAGCTTGCCGTCGTCAACAACAATCGGCTTCTGACATTCGGGCTGATGAGTATGAGCAGCATCAGCGGTTCGATCATCGGATCGTACTTGTCGATGGTCCCGTCCACTTATGTATTCACAGCGATCCCGCTGAATTGCTTAAACGCTCTTCTAATCGCAAATATGCTGAATCCTGTGGACGTTTCTAAAGAGGACGATATTATTTACGTCCCTTCAAAAGCGGAGAAAAAAGACTTCTTCTCCACGATTTCGAACAGTATGCTCGTCGGCATGAACATGGTCATTGTGATTTTAGCGATGGTCATCGGGTATGTGGCGTTAACGGCCGCGTTAAACGGCGTGCTCGGACTGTTCATGCACGGTTTGACCATTCAAAAGATTTTCTCTTACATCTTCAGTCCGTTTGCCTTTCTTCTCGGATTAACCGGACATGACGCGATGTATGTCGCACAGCTGATGGGCATCAAGCTCGCAACGAACGAGTTTGTGGCCATGGCCGATCTGAAGGGGCAGCTGCATTCACTGCCGCCGCACACGATTGCCGTTGCGACGACATTCCTGACATCATTCGCAAACTTCAGCACCATCGGTATGATCTACGGATCGTATCAATCTCTGCTTGATGGTGAAAAGTCAGCCATCATCGGGAAAAACGTCTGGAAGCTGCTTGTCAGCGGAATTGCCGTTTCCTTATTGAGTGCGGCGATTGTCGGATTGTTTGTCTGGTAA
- a CDS encoding DUF3298 and DUF4163 domain-containing protein — MKKTFKMMAAVLLAVLTAAPFGGFAASAEAAQTAKPVVKSHTYKQVKQLTYPEVTNTGNASFEKKINQDFKRYIDHSYQEYVKNKKDGEKQGYKAEYQTDFKVKYNQDGKLSIQTENYSYTGGAHGMTSVQTFNYDLAAKKQVALSDVLNTKTKVNKTRDYLYGYIKKHDDLFDQDVKKQEITLNNERPFFFTKNGIAVVFGQYDLGPYAAGIRDVSVPASVYQ, encoded by the coding sequence ATGAAAAAGACATTCAAAATGATGGCGGCTGTGCTTTTGGCAGTGCTGACAGCCGCGCCGTTCGGAGGATTTGCGGCTTCAGCCGAGGCCGCGCAAACCGCAAAGCCCGTTGTCAAAAGCCATACGTATAAGCAAGTGAAGCAGCTGACGTACCCCGAGGTCACAAATACGGGAAACGCATCTTTTGAAAAGAAAATCAATCAGGACTTCAAACGTTATATTGACCATTCATATCAAGAATATGTGAAAAACAAAAAAGACGGTGAGAAACAAGGCTACAAAGCGGAATACCAAACAGATTTCAAGGTGAAGTATAATCAAGACGGCAAGCTCAGCATTCAGACGGAGAACTACAGTTACACAGGCGGCGCACACGGGATGACATCCGTACAGACCTTTAATTATGATCTGGCCGCAAAAAAACAGGTCGCACTCAGTGATGTGCTGAATACGAAAACGAAGGTAAACAAAACGAGAGACTATCTGTACGGCTACATCAAGAAACATGACGATCTGTTCGACCAAGACGTCAAAAAACAGGAGATCACCCTGAATAACGAAAGACCTTTCTTCTTTACGAAAAACGGCATTGCCGTTGTGTTCGGACAATATGATCTTGGACCATACGCGGCGGGAATCCGGGACGTTTCCGTACCTGCATCCGTCTATCAATAA